A portion of the Rhodococcus pseudokoreensis genome contains these proteins:
- a CDS encoding DoxX family protein, whose protein sequence is MASALFRDFALLIARIGLGVIFVAHGWQKFFDYGVKATQASFADMGVPRPDISAVAAATVELAGGFALIVGVATPIAGILLFFDMLGALILVHADKGVFVANGGYELVVALGAGSLLLAVIGAGRLSIDGLLGRGSGWGKTAA, encoded by the coding sequence ATGGCTTCTGCACTCTTCCGTGACTTCGCACTACTGATCGCCCGGATCGGGCTCGGCGTGATCTTCGTCGCGCACGGCTGGCAGAAGTTCTTCGACTACGGAGTGAAGGCCACCCAGGCGTCGTTCGCCGACATGGGCGTCCCGCGGCCCGACATCTCGGCTGTTGCGGCCGCCACTGTCGAACTCGCGGGTGGATTTGCTCTCATCGTGGGCGTCGCCACACCGATCGCCGGAATCCTGCTGTTTTTCGACATGCTCGGGGCGCTGATTCTGGTGCACGCGGACAAGGGCGTCTTCGTCGCGAACGGCGGGTACGAACTCGTCGTCGCACTCGGCGCCGGGTCGCTGCTTCTCGCTGTGATCGGTGCCGGACGCCTCAGCATCGACGGGCTCCTCGGAAGAGGCTCGGGATGGGGCAAAACCGCAGCGTAA
- a CDS encoding GntR family transcriptional regulator encodes MAPAVDIDIDPDSSTAPFDQLRLQIIEQVRSGQLIAGTKIPTVRALAVEVGLAPNTVAKAYRELGEQGVIETRGKQGTFIASGGDPIRAGAEKAATGYVQELRKLGVSDEEILGFVQSALRGAE; translated from the coding sequence GTGGCGCCGGCCGTGGACATCGACATCGACCCCGATTCGTCGACCGCCCCGTTCGACCAGTTGCGATTACAGATCATCGAGCAGGTCCGCAGCGGGCAGTTGATCGCGGGAACGAAGATCCCCACGGTCCGCGCACTCGCCGTCGAGGTCGGCCTCGCACCGAACACGGTCGCCAAGGCGTACCGGGAACTCGGCGAGCAGGGTGTCATCGAAACCCGGGGCAAGCAGGGCACGTTCATCGCGAGCGGCGGTGACCCCATACGCGCCGGAGCCGAGAAGGCCGCAACAGGGTATGTGCAGGAACTGCGGAAGCTGGGGGTGTCCGACGAGGAGATCCTCGGCTTCGTGCAGTCCGCTCTCCGCGGCGCCGAATGA
- a CDS encoding NAD(P)H-binding protein: MVEHRDATPQRIVIAGGHGKIARHLIKILTARGDRAVALIRNPDHEHEVAALGAEPVVIDLETATADEVAKTLAGADAAVFAAGAGPGSGIARKDTVDRGAAVLLADAAEKAGTKRFVQIGSFGAGEPIPEGTDDVFAAYLVAKTAAEEDLRARTHLDWTILRPGGLLDDDPTGHITLTAPPLERGTVTRADVAAVVAALLDHPNTAKKTLMLTSGPTPIEDAVAAL, from the coding sequence ATGGTCGAGCACAGGGACGCGACTCCGCAGCGCATCGTCATCGCGGGTGGACACGGGAAGATCGCCCGTCACCTCATCAAGATTCTCACCGCCCGCGGTGACCGTGCGGTCGCGTTGATCCGCAACCCCGACCACGAGCACGAGGTGGCGGCGCTCGGCGCCGAACCGGTGGTGATCGATCTGGAGACGGCGACCGCGGACGAAGTCGCGAAGACCCTCGCCGGTGCGGACGCCGCGGTGTTCGCGGCCGGTGCCGGCCCGGGCAGCGGAATCGCGCGGAAGGACACCGTCGACCGCGGGGCCGCGGTCCTGCTCGCCGATGCCGCCGAGAAGGCGGGGACGAAGAGATTCGTTCAGATCGGTTCGTTCGGGGCGGGTGAGCCGATCCCCGAGGGCACCGACGACGTGTTCGCCGCCTACCTGGTCGCGAAGACGGCCGCCGAGGAAGATCTGCGCGCCCGCACCCACCTCGACTGGACGATTCTCCGTCCGGGCGGTCTCCTCGACGACGACCCGACCGGCCACATCACGCTCACCGCGCCGCCCCTCGAACGCGGCACCGTCACGCGCGCCGACGTCGCAGCGGTGGTCGCGGCACTCCTGGACCACCCGAACACGGCGAAGAAGACGCTGATGCTGACGTCCGGTCCGACGCCGATCGAGGACGCCGTCGCCGCGCTGTAA
- the arsC gene encoding arsenate reductase (glutaredoxin) (This arsenate reductase requires both glutathione and glutaredoxin to convert arsenate to arsenite, after which the efflux transporter formed by ArsA and ArsB can extrude the arsenite from the cell, providing resistance.), with protein MANTATIYHNQRCSTSRTVLGLIRDAGIEPTVVKYLETPPSRDGLRKLLDDAGLKPSEAIRKKEAVFKELGLAEASEDELLEAMVDNPILIERPIVVTDKGTVLARPAAKVSDIL; from the coding sequence ATGGCGAACACCGCGACCATCTACCACAACCAGCGCTGCAGCACGTCCCGCACCGTCCTCGGACTGATCCGGGACGCGGGCATCGAGCCGACCGTCGTGAAGTACCTCGAGACCCCGCCCTCGCGGGACGGATTGCGCAAACTTCTCGACGACGCAGGCCTGAAGCCGAGCGAGGCGATCCGCAAGAAGGAGGCCGTGTTCAAGGAACTCGGGCTCGCCGAGGCGTCCGAGGACGAACTGCTGGAAGCGATGGTGGACAACCCCATCCTCATCGAGCGACCGATCGTCGTGACGGACAAGGGCACCGTCCTCGCCCGCCCGGCCGCGAAGGTCAGCGACATCCTGTAG